From Leptospira venezuelensis, a single genomic window includes:
- a CDS encoding general secretion pathway protein GspC has translation MNAIFIEFRKHTFYVLIPVVIFFSFSLAYLCRGILLLFLTPNVQTGSSTAAPRRPIAENSITIEMSKEMVTGSLFRGSLAPPPGETPAGVDGTPGAPPDTGEGEEMRVTGTLSGHWSFARVTILEKGKQSAEEFAMGEVVGGYKVKSILLNHVVLEKGGQSLKVEIGQTPGEARAKLGAQADVPGGPPAADTVRKILSRQDVNRKLANVAELYKGKFGPYLENNTIAGYKIYSIGSDHIFYSLGARTGDVVRRVNGMPLNDTVKMMEIWNSLKTADKVSVDVERMGKVLSYEFIIRN, from the coding sequence ATGAACGCAATTTTTATCGAATTCAGAAAACATACATTCTATGTTCTGATCCCTGTCGTGATATTTTTTTCCTTCTCTCTAGCTTATCTTTGTAGAGGGATACTTTTACTTTTTCTGACCCCGAATGTGCAAACAGGTTCCTCAACTGCTGCCCCCAGAAGACCAATCGCAGAAAACTCTATTACAATAGAAATGTCCAAAGAGATGGTTACCGGTTCTTTATTTAGGGGAAGTTTAGCTCCGCCTCCTGGAGAAACCCCTGCAGGAGTGGATGGAACTCCTGGAGCTCCTCCAGATACTGGAGAAGGTGAAGAAATGAGAGTGACCGGAACCTTAAGCGGTCACTGGAGTTTTGCTCGTGTTACTATTTTAGAAAAAGGGAAACAAAGCGCGGAAGAATTCGCGATGGGAGAAGTTGTGGGCGGATACAAAGTAAAGTCCATTCTTCTGAACCATGTGGTTCTGGAAAAAGGGGGCCAATCTCTCAAAGTGGAGATAGGCCAAACACCAGGAGAAGCCAGAGCCAAATTAGGTGCTCAGGCAGATGTTCCCGGAGGGCCACCTGCAGCTGATACAGTTCGTAAAATTCTGTCCAGACAGGACGTGAATAGAAAATTAGCTAACGTAGCAGAACTTTATAAGGGAAAATTCGGTCCTTATTTGGAAAATAACACGATCGCGGGTTACAAAATATACAGCATTGGAAGCGATCATATTTTTTATTCTCTGGGAGCTAGAACCGGGGATGTGGTGCGACGGGTAAACGGAATGCCCTTAAACGATACGGTGAAAATGATGGAGATATGGAATTCCTTAAAAACGGCCGATAAAGTATCCGTAGACGTAGAGAGAATGGGCAAGGTATTGTCCTATGAA
- a CDS encoding M23 family metallopeptidase, whose product MSSRNIKRKSSRRSPLGSRRHPDAADIKYVKRTILCLPIISAMVASALSADPLKNYENAINDYANKDSSFFTDKEERKIKQLFSQSPEEWEEDKYSSLSYHKDKSNLELPSFISINPIVSSKIVSQSGFIIKSYIVKPKDTLFRIAKSLKTTAAKISEANGLNKGSVLKVGQSLSVPVKVGNASRQKIEYKRVFITPVLGARFSSRYGKRKDPFHTGGGGYHTGIDMAGPQGAPILASADGVVSFAGVNGGYGNSVIVDHPNGYRTMYAHCAKITVEEGTKVKAGTVIGAVGRTGSATGSHLHFEVFYNGKRINPEVALRKTLKIVTNLDPGKVAKL is encoded by the coding sequence ATGAGCTCACGGAATATAAAAAGAAAAAGTAGCCGTCGTTCCCCCCTAGGTTCAAGAAGGCATCCTGATGCGGCCGATATTAAATATGTGAAACGGACGATTCTTTGCCTTCCCATTATATCCGCCATGGTGGCTTCGGCTTTATCGGCCGACCCGCTCAAAAATTACGAAAACGCAATCAACGATTACGCGAATAAGGACTCTTCTTTCTTTACAGATAAGGAAGAACGTAAGATCAAACAATTATTCTCCCAATCCCCGGAAGAATGGGAAGAAGATAAATATTCTTCTCTTAGTTATCATAAAGATAAGTCCAATCTGGAACTTCCTTCTTTTATAAGTATCAATCCAATCGTTTCCTCGAAGATAGTAAGCCAAAGCGGATTCATTATAAAATCCTATATTGTAAAACCTAAGGATACTTTATTCAGGATCGCTAAATCCTTAAAGACAACTGCTGCTAAAATTTCGGAAGCTAATGGTTTAAATAAAGGTTCCGTTCTTAAAGTAGGGCAAAGCTTAAGCGTTCCTGTAAAAGTAGGAAATGCTTCCCGCCAAAAGATAGAGTACAAAAGAGTATTCATCACTCCAGTCTTAGGTGCTAGATTTTCTTCCAGATATGGTAAAAGAAAAGATCCATTCCACACAGGTGGAGGGGGTTACCATACTGGAATAGATATGGCTGGCCCTCAAGGAGCACCCATCTTAGCTTCTGCAGACGGTGTGGTAAGTTTTGCCGGAGTAAATGGCGGTTACGGAAACTCAGTCATAGTAGATCATCCAAACGGTTATAGAACCATGTACGCGCATTGCGCTAAAATTACGGTGGAAGAGGGAACGAAAGTGAAAGCTGGCACGGTCATAGGTGCCGTAGGTCGTACAGGCTCCGCCACAGGTTCCCATCTCCATTTCGAGGTGTTCTATAACGGAAAAAGGATCAATCCTGAGGTGGCACTTAGGAAGACCTTAAAAATTGTTACCAACCTGGACCCAGGCAAAGTAGCAAAACTTTAA
- a CDS encoding type II secretion system-associated lipoprotein, with protein sequence MHEMVRFFAFLLALFTIQCGARLIKKEKLFEINEHYQDKIYSLKKDTKVSTTETFKKGMLVRIYVESTPSLIKIKCFPADQKREHAIGRLIAYQVNDDLEKKTISIEDLDKIVANELTEYKKKK encoded by the coding sequence ATGCATGAAATGGTGCGATTCTTCGCTTTTTTACTGGCTCTATTTACCATACAGTGTGGGGCCAGGTTGATCAAAAAAGAGAAGTTATTCGAGATCAACGAACACTACCAAGATAAGATATATAGCCTTAAAAAAGACACAAAAGTCTCTACGACTGAAACTTTTAAGAAGGGTATGTTGGTCCGAATCTATGTCGAATCAACTCCTTCCTTGATTAAGATAAAATGTTTCCCTGCGGACCAGAAAAGGGAACATGCTATCGGCAGGCTGATCGCCTATCAGGTAAACGATGATTTAGAGAAAAAGACCATCAGTATAGAGGATTTGGATAAGATCGTTGCAAATGAGCTCACGGAATATAAAAAGAAAAAGTAG
- a CDS encoding YifB family Mg chelatase-like AAA ATPase produces METCKLTKFWGASLEGILPFPVSVEINIKRGIPRFLITGLPSPSIKESSDRIRIAIENSGFEYSLQNILVHLAPAGRKKEGTYLDLPIAAGILYLTEQLPSSEKLERFLFLGELGLDGSVKPVKGILPILSRLENAGFIAAIVPFENRKEASILGKFPVYAISHLKDLVSLAKGEIKPEPKGEIKIRTEILPWKSEFHKSQLPAIRAIQIASAGFHHCLLSGPPGAGKTMLAKLAHGFLPKIQDKEGIELLGISSLQEVLSETEVERPFRSPHHTVSDIALVGGSTNLRMGEVSLAGNGILFLDELSEFHSRNLQALREPMEEGRITISRIRGSITYPASFLFIGATNPCPCGYYQTLIKECTCSVASIRNYQSPFNGPFLDRIEIFFHIGFLGSTDGEKVSINLKSIRDSIQSAADMQRRRLFRETGKLYNGRLRGEEVERMIPLSKECETYFWEAIHKQKFSIRKAAHFRKVARTIADLEGLEDVILRNLEEALVFLNSGWSPENRAVT; encoded by the coding sequence ATGGAGACATGTAAACTGACCAAATTTTGGGGGGCTTCCCTGGAGGGAATACTTCCCTTTCCGGTATCCGTAGAGATCAATATCAAAAGAGGGATTCCAAGATTCCTGATCACAGGACTTCCAAGCCCCTCTATCAAAGAATCTTCGGACAGGATTCGTATCGCAATTGAGAACAGTGGATTCGAATATTCTCTCCAGAATATCTTGGTCCATCTCGCTCCTGCGGGCAGAAAAAAAGAAGGGACATACTTAGATCTCCCGATTGCTGCCGGGATTTTATACTTAACGGAACAATTACCTTCTTCTGAAAAATTAGAACGATTTCTTTTCTTGGGAGAATTAGGTTTAGATGGTTCTGTAAAACCCGTAAAAGGAATTCTTCCCATACTTTCCAGACTGGAAAATGCAGGTTTTATTGCAGCTATTGTGCCTTTTGAAAATAGAAAGGAGGCTTCTATCCTCGGAAAATTTCCGGTCTATGCAATCTCTCATCTAAAAGATTTAGTCTCTTTGGCTAAAGGAGAGATTAAGCCTGAACCAAAAGGTGAAATAAAAATCAGAACAGAAATTCTTCCATGGAAATCCGAGTTTCATAAAAGCCAATTGCCAGCCATACGAGCGATTCAGATCGCAAGCGCTGGATTTCATCATTGTTTATTGTCTGGTCCACCGGGTGCAGGAAAAACAATGCTCGCAAAGTTGGCTCACGGATTTCTTCCCAAGATCCAAGATAAAGAAGGAATAGAGTTATTAGGTATAAGTTCCTTACAAGAGGTACTTTCTGAAACAGAAGTAGAAAGACCCTTCCGAAGTCCTCATCACACTGTTTCCGATATTGCATTGGTTGGGGGTTCAACAAATTTAAGAATGGGAGAAGTTTCTCTAGCAGGAAATGGAATATTATTTTTAGATGAACTCTCTGAATTCCATTCCAGAAATTTACAAGCTCTAAGAGAGCCAATGGAAGAAGGTAGAATTACTATTTCCAGGATCAGAGGTTCAATCACCTACCCTGCTTCTTTCTTATTTATTGGAGCCACCAATCCATGTCCTTGCGGATATTACCAGACTTTAATAAAAGAATGCACCTGTAGTGTTGCAAGCATCCGAAATTACCAGTCTCCATTTAACGGACCCTTTTTGGACCGGATCGAAATATTCTTTCATATAGGCTTTTTAGGAAGTACTGATGGAGAAAAAGTTTCTATAAATCTCAAATCCATTCGAGATTCAATACAATCTGCGGCAGATATGCAGCGTCGAAGATTATTTAGGGAAACAGGAAAACTTTACAACGGAAGATTACGCGGAGAAGAAGTGGAAAGAATGATCCCTCTTTCCAAAGAATGCGAAACTTATTTTTGGGAAGCGATCCACAAACAAAAGTTCAGTATTCGTAAAGCAGCTCATTTTAGAAAAGTGGCAAGGACGATTGCAGATCTGGAAGGTTTGGAGGATGTTATTTTGAGGAATTTGGAAGAGGCCCTTGTTTTCCTGAATTCCGGATGGTCTCCGGAAAACAGGGCCGTAACCTAA
- a CDS encoding YraN family protein: protein MGSDSKRKVLKGKEGENIAIELLFNKGHRILERNFRIKTGEIDIISEKEYVLYFTEVKYWAKNSPIHPLEVFTPRKILRMKTAAKYYLSRNVSFKDHFVSFSLALITEKRELKYYLNLF from the coding sequence ATGGGATCTGACTCCAAACGAAAAGTGCTGAAAGGAAAAGAAGGAGAGAATATTGCAATAGAACTTCTGTTCAATAAAGGTCATCGCATATTAGAAAGAAACTTCCGGATCAAAACGGGGGAAATTGACATAATCAGCGAAAAAGAATACGTCCTGTATTTTACGGAAGTTAAGTATTGGGCAAAAAATTCTCCGATTCACCCTCTGGAAGTATTCACTCCTCGAAAGATCCTTAGAATGAAAACGGCAGCTAAATATTATTTGAGCAGAAACGTTTCCTTTAAAGATCATTTTGTCTCCTTCTCCCTAGCCTTAATTACTGAAAAAAGGGAACTGAAATATTATCTTAATCTATTCTAA